CGCGGTTCGGCCAGGCGGTCAGAGACTTCGCCGCCTGTGAGGTCGGTGGGCGCGCTCGAGCGCTCTTCGCCCTGCTCATCGCCCTGCTCTTGGCGTTCAACGCCTTGAACGTGGTGAACAGCTACGTGGGCCGGTACTTCATGACGGCCATCGCGGACCGCGACTCGGCGCGGTTCACCCGGGAGGCCATCGCATACCTCGGGGTGTTCGCAGCCTCGGCAGCCGTGGGTGCCTTCTACTCCTTCAGCGAGCAGCGGCTGGGGCTGCTCTGGCGGGAATGGCTCACTCGGCAACTCCTCAACGCGTACCTCGACCGAAGAGCCTACTACCACCTGAGCGCCGCGGGCGTGCTGACGAGCCCTGACGAGCGCATCGCCGAAGACGTCCGGGCGTTCACGGCAACCACCCTCTCGTTCGTACTCATGCTGAGCAATACGACGGTCACGGTGGTGGCGTTTTCGGGCGTGCTGTGGTCGATCAGCCGCACGCTGTTCGCCGTCGCCATCCTGTACGCAGCGTGCGGGTCCGCCCTGACCGTCCTGTTCGGCCGCCCGCTCGTCTGGCTCAACTACAACCAGCTCGACAAGGAGGCCGACTTCCGAGCGAACCTCGTTCACGTTCAAGCGAACGCCGAGTCGATCGCGCTCCTGCGCCGCGAGGGGCGGATCGGCGCCAGGCTGCGGCGCCGGTTCGAGGACCTGACGGCCAACATGCGACGGATCATCGCCGTGAATCGCAACCTGGCGTTCTTCACCAACGGGTACAACTACCTGATCCAGATCATCCCCGCCCTGCTCGTTGCTCCGCTCTTCATCCGGGGCGAGGTCGAGTTCGGTGTGATCACGCAGGCGACGATGGCCTTCGCGACCCTGGTGGGCGCACTCTCGCTCGTCGTCACCCAGTTCCAGTCGATCTCTTCGTTCGCCGCCGTGATCTCGCGTCTCGGGTCGCTCGGGGAAGCGATGGAGCACGCCCGGTCGCCGGCCGCTGCTCCCATCGACGTGCGCGAGGACGAGGCTCGCGTCGCCTACGAACGGCTGACGCTCTTCTCGCCCGGCAACGACCACGTCCTGGTCAGGGAGCTGTCCGTATCGGTTCCGCGCGGAACGAGGGTGTTGATCGCGGGGCCGAACGACACCGCGAAGGTGGCGCTGTTCCGGGCGACGGCCGGAGTGTGGGAACACGGAAACGGACGGATCATCCGGCCCGCACTCGACGCCATTCTCTTCCTCCCCGAGCGGCCGTACCTCCCTCCGGGAACGCTCCGAGATGTGCTCGTGCGAACCGGACGGGAGGGGGTCATCGGGGACGAGCAGATCACCGCCTTGCTCCACGTCCTCGGCCTGGAGCCCGTGCTGGAGCGCACGGGAGGCCTGGACGTCGAGCAGGACTGGGACGACGTCCTCTCGCTTGGCGAGCAGCAGCTTCTCTCCGTCGCCCGTGTGGTCCTCGCCGCCCCTCGATTCGCCTTCCTCGAGCGACCGCGCATGGTCCTCGGGTCCGAAGAGGCCGAACGGATCCTGAGCCTGCTCCGGGAGCGATCGATCACGTATCTGACGCTCGGGGACGGCGGCGACGGCCTCGACGACTATGACGCCGTCCTCGAGCTTGCAGGCGACGGCGGGTGGACCTGGAAGTCGATCGAGGCGGGACGGGAAGGCGTCGAGAAGAGCGCTGAACGATCGTGAGGAGGGTTTCATGACACTCCACCCGCTGGCAGGCCAACCCGTCCCCTCCGACATGTTGATCGACGTGGCTCGACTCGAGCGGGAGTACTACGAGCGCAAGCCCGATCCGAGCGACCCCCGTCAGCTCGTCCGCTTCGGCACTAGCGGGCACCGGGGCACGTCGTTCGACGGAACCCTGACGGAGGGCCACATCCTGGCCATCGCCCAGGCCATCTGCGATTACCGCCGCGGTCAGGGCATCGACGGCCCGC
The Deltaproteobacteria bacterium genome window above contains:
- a CDS encoding ABC transporter ATP-binding protein/permease codes for the protein MADHRVPITRLTWSRFGQAVRDFAACEVGGRARALFALLIALLLAFNALNVVNSYVGRYFMTAIADRDSARFTREAIAYLGVFAASAAVGAFYSFSEQRLGLLWREWLTRQLLNAYLDRRAYYHLSAAGVLTSPDERIAEDVRAFTATTLSFVLMLSNTTVTVVAFSGVLWSISRTLFAVAILYAACGSALTVLFGRPLVWLNYNQLDKEADFRANLVHVQANAESIALLRREGRIGARLRRRFEDLTANMRRIIAVNRNLAFFTNGYNYLIQIIPALLVAPLFIRGEVEFGVITQATMAFATLVGALSLVVTQFQSISSFAAVISRLGSLGEAMEHARSPAAAPIDVREDEARVAYERLTLFSPGNDHVLVRELSVSVPRGTRVLIAGPNDTAKVALFRATAGVWEHGNGRIIRPALDAILFLPERPYLPPGTLRDVLVRTGREGVIGDEQITALLHVLGLEPVLERTGGLDVEQDWDDVLSLGEQQLLSVARVVLAAPRFAFLERPRMVLGSEEAERILSLLRERSITYLTLGDGGDGLDDYDAVLELAGDGGWTWKSIEAGREGVEKSAERS
- a CDS encoding phosphoglucomutase, alpha-D-glucose phosphate-specific (catalyzes the interconversion of alpha-D-glucose 1-phosphate to alpha-D-glucose 6-phosphate); the protein is MTLHPLAGQPVPSDMLIDVARLEREYYERKPDPSDPRQLVRFGTSGHRGTSFDGTLTEGHILAIAQAICDYRRGQGIDGP